Proteins encoded together in one Lathyrus oleraceus cultivar Zhongwan6 chromosome 5, CAAS_Psat_ZW6_1.0, whole genome shotgun sequence window:
- the LOC127082097 gene encoding uncharacterized protein LOC127082097: protein MPSWEGVATYIEDMPHATAFSSLRGNQEIKSFRVYLDRLVAEDMHFNNYVDHRETRPFDDIVLYSRWLACISRLAAPHLPERMMWQFGYTQTIPKHLVVSAPLALTRRQMDAMFDDYESHLVPEETHSTMTESDRSYVDKYIRWFFRVSHSYMVQASLGDPLRPTHQEILEEKHAQLDNAEVILPRRHCIMEMRRHALT, encoded by the coding sequence ATGCCTAGCTGGGAAGGTGTAGCGACTTACATTGAGGATATGCCACATGCTACTGCATTTTCCTCGCTCAGAGGGAACCAGGAGATAAAATCGTTCAGAGTGTATCTTGATCGATTGGTTGCCGAGGACATGCACTTCAATAACTATGTCGATCACCGTGAGACGCGACCATTTGATGATATAGTTCTGTACTCGAGATGGTTGGCTTGCATATCACGTCTCGCTGCTCCTCATCTGCCAGAGCGCATGATGTGGCAGTTCGGATACACTCAGACCATTCCCAAACACCTTGTTGTCTCTGCTCCCCTTGCTTTGACACGTAGACAGATGGATGCCATGTTCGATGATTATGAGAGTCATCTGGTACCGGAGGAGACACATAGTACCATGACTGAGAGCGACCGGAGCTACGTCGACAAGTACATCAGATGgttcttcagggtgtcacatTCGTATATGGTGCAGGCTTCTCTAGGAGATCCATTGAGGCCAACTCATCAGGAGATACTAGAGGAGAAACATGCACAATTAGATAATGCTGAGGTTATCTTGCCTAGACGTCATTGCATAATGGAGATGCGTAGACATGCATTGACATAG
- the LOC127082098 gene encoding protein MAINTENANCE OF MERISTEMS-like, which translates to MAHRDLVISFPFGEMSITLDNVLCLLHLLIRGKLLDHERISKDEALELMVDYVGVDTEVVMSEMERTKGAHARFEFLKKVYTYELLRAQHARGDNEQVGLHKVYAIIAYLLYLVGIAIFVDKSATYTDLVYLRYFEDFKRIHEYNWGTTCLVYLYSKLSEGCRCKMKQVIGSICWCKP; encoded by the coding sequence ATGGCACACCGAGACCTCGTCATTTCATTCCCTTTtggtgagatgtctatcacactcgACAATGTCTTGTGTTTGCTACATCTTCTAATTAGGGGGAAACTTCTAGATCATGAGAGGATTAGTAAAGACGAGGCACTCGAGTTGATGGTAGACTATGTAGGAGTTGACACAGAGGTTGTGATGTCGGAGATGGAGAGAACCAAAGGGGCTCATGCTAGGTTTGAATTCCTGAAAAAGGTATATACATATGAGCTCCTTAGAGCACAACATGCTAGAGGTGATAATGAGCAGGTGGGACTCCATAAAGTGTATGCTATTATAGCATACCTGCTATATTTGGTTGGCATTGCGATTTTTGTGGACAAGAGTGCTACTTATACAGATCTCGTCTACCTACGGTACTTTGAGGACTTCAAGCGGATCCATGAGTACAACTGGGGGACCACTTGTTTGGTCTACTTGTACTCGAAGTTATCAGAGGGCTGTAGGTGCAAGATGAAGCAGGTCATAGGAAGcatctgttggtgtaagccctag
- the LOC127086490 gene encoding autophagy-related protein 18f isoform X2, giving the protein MGMRNDGQKQQVLHQGGVGVGGRTNGFIPSSFRALSSYLRIVSSGASTVARSAASVASSIVDRDDVADHDQVIWAGFDQLEGEGDIVQQVLLLGYRSGFQVWHVDESNNVRDLVSKHGGPVSFMQMVPNPIASKKSEDKFASSRPLLVVCADGLFAGGSNVKDGLTGPNGTTSNSHDQMNGNYMPTTVQFYSMKSHSYVHVMKFRSVVYSVRCSSRIVAVSQSTQIHCFNATTLEREYTLLTNPIVMSSPGSGGIGYGPLAVGPRWLAYSGSPVAVSTSSHVSPQHLTPSASFPGFSSNGGSLIAHYAKESSKHLATGIVTLGDMGYKKLSRYCSENNGSLQSANSGSKVNGSINGHSADLDNIGMVIVKDIVSKNVVAQFRAHKSPISALCFDPSGTILVTTSVQGHNINVFKIMPVRENSSASDAGPSYVHLYRLQRGFTNAVIQDISFSDDSKWIMISSSRGTSHLFAINPQGGYVNIQSNDDSLATKNSGLSTTTNQVVRRSPMSAVQMPKQQSLYVGGPPITLSVVSRIRNGTNGWRGTVSGAAAAATGRKSSLSGAIASSFRICKGSRAMYGDVNNSKANYHLLVFSPTGSMIQYALRTITSQDSAVVSGLSPVYESTPQADARLVVEAMHKWNIYHSRREREDNVDIYGENGISDSSKIYPEEVEENIINPKIKNGVIKGNPYVKEEHHLYISEAELQMHPVQIPLWAKQEIYFNSMLKESTIMDEEAASGGEFEIERIPTCMIEARPKDLVPIFNYMQTPKLQQTRREHLNTGAHLMRVNSSNSSPENEEHLEENEDEFD; this is encoded by the exons ATGGGGATGAGGAATGATGGGCAGAAACAACAGGTTCTTCACCAGGGGGGTGTTGGTGTTGGTGGCAGAACCAATGGTTTTATTCCTAGCTCGTTTCGCGCTCTCTCGAGTTACCTGAGGATTGTTTCCTCGGGTGCTTCTACCGTTGCACGGTCTGCTGCGTCTGTTGCTTCGTCGATTGTGGACAGGGATGATGTTGCTGATCATGATCAG GTGATCTGGGCCGGGTTTGATCAGTTGGAGGGTGAGGGTGATATTGTTCAACAAGTGCTTCTTCTAGGCTATCGGTCTGGGTTTCAGGTTTGGCATGTTGATGAATCAAACAATGTCCGGGACCTTGTTTCCAAACACGGCGGTCCTGTTTCTTTTATGCAAATGGTTCCAAATCCAATTGCATCGAAAAAATCAGAAGACAAGTTTGCAAGCAGCCGCCCGTTGTTGGTCGTTTGTGCTGACGGGCTCTTTGCTGGCGGGAGCAATGTTAAGGATGGGTTGACTGGTCCTAACGGAACCACATCAAACTCCCATGACCAAATGAATGGCAACTATATGCCAACTACTGTTCAGTTTTATTCAATGAAATCCCACTCATATGTTCATGTAATGAAGTTCAGATCTGTTGTTTATTCTGTACGGTGCAGTTCTCGAATAGTTGCCGTTTCTCAATCCACTCAG ATACATTGTTTTAATGCTACAACTTTAGAAAGGGAATATACTTTACTTACCAATCCAATAGTGATGAGTTCTCCTGGATCTGGAGGCATAGGCTATGGACCACTTGCGGTGGGTCCAAGATGGCTGGCTTATAGTGGAAGCCCAGTTGCGGTATCCACTTCCAGCCATGTCAGCCCGCAGCATTTAACACCTTCTGCAAGCTTTCCTGGTTTTTCTTCAAATGGGGGGAGCTTGATTGCACACTATGCCAAAGAGTCAAGCAAGCATCTTGCTACCGGGATTGTGACCCTTGGAGATATGGGATATAAGAAACTTTCCAGATACTGTTCTGAAAACAATGGTTCACTACAATCGGCGAATTCTGGATCAAAGGTCAATGGAAGCATTAATGGCCATTCGGCAGATTTAGATAACATTGGAATG GTCATTGTTAAAGATATTGTCTCTAAAAATGTTGTTGCCCAATTTCGAGCTCATAAAAGTCCGATTTCAGCTTTATGTTTTGATCCTAGTGGCACCATATTAGTGACCACTTCTGTTCAGGGTCATAACATAAACGTTTTCAAGATTATGCCTGTGCGTGAGAATTCTTCAGCATCTGATGCCGGTCCTTCTTACGTTCATTTATACAGGCTGCAACGTGGTTTTACAAATGCG GTTATACAAGATATCAGTTTCAGTGACGACAGCAAGTGGATTATGATTAGTTCCTCGAGGGGCACTAGCCATCTATTTGCCATAAATCCTCAAGGAGGATACGTAAATATTCAGTCTAATGATGATAGTCTTGCCACAAAAAATAGTGGATTAAGCACTACGACTAATCAAGTAGTTCGCCGGTCTCCTATGTCAGCCGTTCAAATGCCTAAACAGCAGAGCCTGTACGTGGGTGGCCCTCCGATCACACTCTCCGTAGTAAGCAGAATTAGGAATGGGACTAATGGTTGGAGAGGCACGGTAAGTGGCGCCGCTGCAGCTGCAACTGGTAGGAAGAGTTCGCTTTCTGGGGCTATTGCTTCGTCTTTTCGTATTTGTAAAGGAAGTAGAGCCATGTACGGGGATGTGAACAATTCCAAGGCAAATTATCACTTATTGGTCTTTTCACCTACTGGATCGATGATACAGTATGCTCTTCGGACAATAACTAGCCAAGATTCAGCTGTTGTTTCTGGATTATCTCCTGTTTATGAATCCACTCCACAGGCCGATGCAAGATTAGTGGTTGAGGCAATGCATAAATGGAATATATATCATAGTCGGAGAGAGCGAGAAGACAATGTTGACATATATGGCGAAAATGGAATTTCCGACAGCAGCAAAATATATCCAGAGGAAGTAGAGGAGAACATCATTAACCCTAAAATTAAAAACGGTGTCATAAAAGGGAATCCCTATGTCAAAGAAGAGCATCATTTGTATATTTCAGAAGCAGAACTTCAAATGCATCCAGTTCAGATTCCGTTATGGGCGAAGCAAGAG ATATATTTTAATTCAATGCTGAAAGAGTCCACCATAATGGATGAAGAAGCTGCTTCAGGAGGAGAGTTTGAGATCGAAAGGATTCCAACTTGCATGATTGAAGCTAGACCAAAAGACTTGGTTCCAATTTTCAACTATATGCAGACCCCAAAATTACAACAAACAAG GAGAGAGCACTTAAACACGGGGGCTCATCTCATGCGTGTAAATAGCAGCAACTCAAGCCCTGAAAATGAGGAACATCTTGAAGAAAATGaagatgaatttgattga
- the LOC127086490 gene encoding autophagy-related protein 18f isoform X1 gives MGMRNDGQKQQVLHQGGVGVGGRTNGFIPSSFRALSSYLRIVSSGASTVARSAASVASSIVDRDDVADHDQVIWAGFDQLEGEGDIVQQVLLLGYRSGFQVWHVDESNNVRDLVSKHGGPVSFMQMVPNPIASKKSEDKFASSRPLLVVCADGLFAGGSNVKDGLTGPNGTTSNSHDQMNGNYMPTTVQFYSMKSHSYVHVMKFRSVVYSVRCSSRIVAVSQSTQIHCFNATTLEREYTLLTNPIVMSSPGSGGIGYGPLAVGPRWLAYSGSPVAVSTSSHVSPQHLTPSASFPGFSSNGGSLIAHYAKESSKHLATGIVTLGDMGYKKLSRYCSENNGSLQSANSGSKVNGSINGHSADLDNIGMVIVKDIVSKNVVAQFRAHKSPISALCFDPSGTILVTTSVQGHNINVFKIMPVRENSSASDAGPSYVHLYRLQRGFTNAVIQDISFSDDSKWIMISSSRGTSHLFAINPQGGYVNIQSNDDSLATKNSGLSTTTNQVVRRSPMSAVQMPKQQSLYVGGPPITLSVVSRIRNGTNGWRGTVSGAAAAATGRKSSLSGAIASSFRICKGSRAMYGDVNNSKANYHLLVFSPTGSMIQYALRTITSQDSAVVSGLSPVYESTPQADARLVVEAMHKWNIYHSRREREDNVDIYGENGISDSSKIYPEEVEENIINPKIKNGVIKGNPYVKEEHHLYISEAELQMHPVQIPLWAKQEIYFNSMLKESTIMDEEAASGGEFEIERIPTCMIEARPKDLVPIFNYMQTPKLQQTRAPSMDSKINEQVLHRGSEVSGNGRISPRHISESLERTTNYGGEMTSHKSQIEGTEWNNHVMPVETNGFVNNNDTLKPNTQHEIVNNRREHLNTGAHLMRVNSSNSSPENEEHLEENEDEFD, from the exons ATGGGGATGAGGAATGATGGGCAGAAACAACAGGTTCTTCACCAGGGGGGTGTTGGTGTTGGTGGCAGAACCAATGGTTTTATTCCTAGCTCGTTTCGCGCTCTCTCGAGTTACCTGAGGATTGTTTCCTCGGGTGCTTCTACCGTTGCACGGTCTGCTGCGTCTGTTGCTTCGTCGATTGTGGACAGGGATGATGTTGCTGATCATGATCAG GTGATCTGGGCCGGGTTTGATCAGTTGGAGGGTGAGGGTGATATTGTTCAACAAGTGCTTCTTCTAGGCTATCGGTCTGGGTTTCAGGTTTGGCATGTTGATGAATCAAACAATGTCCGGGACCTTGTTTCCAAACACGGCGGTCCTGTTTCTTTTATGCAAATGGTTCCAAATCCAATTGCATCGAAAAAATCAGAAGACAAGTTTGCAAGCAGCCGCCCGTTGTTGGTCGTTTGTGCTGACGGGCTCTTTGCTGGCGGGAGCAATGTTAAGGATGGGTTGACTGGTCCTAACGGAACCACATCAAACTCCCATGACCAAATGAATGGCAACTATATGCCAACTACTGTTCAGTTTTATTCAATGAAATCCCACTCATATGTTCATGTAATGAAGTTCAGATCTGTTGTTTATTCTGTACGGTGCAGTTCTCGAATAGTTGCCGTTTCTCAATCCACTCAG ATACATTGTTTTAATGCTACAACTTTAGAAAGGGAATATACTTTACTTACCAATCCAATAGTGATGAGTTCTCCTGGATCTGGAGGCATAGGCTATGGACCACTTGCGGTGGGTCCAAGATGGCTGGCTTATAGTGGAAGCCCAGTTGCGGTATCCACTTCCAGCCATGTCAGCCCGCAGCATTTAACACCTTCTGCAAGCTTTCCTGGTTTTTCTTCAAATGGGGGGAGCTTGATTGCACACTATGCCAAAGAGTCAAGCAAGCATCTTGCTACCGGGATTGTGACCCTTGGAGATATGGGATATAAGAAACTTTCCAGATACTGTTCTGAAAACAATGGTTCACTACAATCGGCGAATTCTGGATCAAAGGTCAATGGAAGCATTAATGGCCATTCGGCAGATTTAGATAACATTGGAATG GTCATTGTTAAAGATATTGTCTCTAAAAATGTTGTTGCCCAATTTCGAGCTCATAAAAGTCCGATTTCAGCTTTATGTTTTGATCCTAGTGGCACCATATTAGTGACCACTTCTGTTCAGGGTCATAACATAAACGTTTTCAAGATTATGCCTGTGCGTGAGAATTCTTCAGCATCTGATGCCGGTCCTTCTTACGTTCATTTATACAGGCTGCAACGTGGTTTTACAAATGCG GTTATACAAGATATCAGTTTCAGTGACGACAGCAAGTGGATTATGATTAGTTCCTCGAGGGGCACTAGCCATCTATTTGCCATAAATCCTCAAGGAGGATACGTAAATATTCAGTCTAATGATGATAGTCTTGCCACAAAAAATAGTGGATTAAGCACTACGACTAATCAAGTAGTTCGCCGGTCTCCTATGTCAGCCGTTCAAATGCCTAAACAGCAGAGCCTGTACGTGGGTGGCCCTCCGATCACACTCTCCGTAGTAAGCAGAATTAGGAATGGGACTAATGGTTGGAGAGGCACGGTAAGTGGCGCCGCTGCAGCTGCAACTGGTAGGAAGAGTTCGCTTTCTGGGGCTATTGCTTCGTCTTTTCGTATTTGTAAAGGAAGTAGAGCCATGTACGGGGATGTGAACAATTCCAAGGCAAATTATCACTTATTGGTCTTTTCACCTACTGGATCGATGATACAGTATGCTCTTCGGACAATAACTAGCCAAGATTCAGCTGTTGTTTCTGGATTATCTCCTGTTTATGAATCCACTCCACAGGCCGATGCAAGATTAGTGGTTGAGGCAATGCATAAATGGAATATATATCATAGTCGGAGAGAGCGAGAAGACAATGTTGACATATATGGCGAAAATGGAATTTCCGACAGCAGCAAAATATATCCAGAGGAAGTAGAGGAGAACATCATTAACCCTAAAATTAAAAACGGTGTCATAAAAGGGAATCCCTATGTCAAAGAAGAGCATCATTTGTATATTTCAGAAGCAGAACTTCAAATGCATCCAGTTCAGATTCCGTTATGGGCGAAGCAAGAG ATATATTTTAATTCAATGCTGAAAGAGTCCACCATAATGGATGAAGAAGCTGCTTCAGGAGGAGAGTTTGAGATCGAAAGGATTCCAACTTGCATGATTGAAGCTAGACCAAAAGACTTGGTTCCAATTTTCAACTATATGCAGACCCCAAAATTACAACAAACAAG GGCTCCTTCTATGGATAGCAAGATAAATGAACAAGTGTTGCATCGCGGTTCTGAGGTTTCTGGAAACGGTAGAATTTCACCTAGGCATATTTCAGAATCTCTCGAGCGCACGACTAATTATGGCGGTGAAATGACCAGTCATAAAAGTCAAATAGAAGGAACTGAGTGGAATAATCACGTGATGCCGGTAGAAACTAATGGCTTTGTAAATAACAATGACACCCTTAAACCAAATACTCAGCATGAGATTGTAAATAACAGGAGAGAGCACTTAAACACGGGGGCTCATCTCATGCGTGTAAATAGCAGCAACTCAAGCCCTGAAAATGAGGAACATCTTGAAGAAAATGaagatgaatttgattga